The following proteins come from a genomic window of Candidatus Krumholzibacteriia bacterium:
- a CDS encoding PhoH family protein: MSREPAAESKDVLSLAGIEPVDLLGRNDRNLRVIENALAGRVVVRGDQVILSGEKQQVQELKRLFVSLIELVRQKKALSEEDVRYAIETRDHAESPAALAGEPVLVNSYREAVAPKTFGQRDYVRALRDLDIVFAIGPAGTGKTYLAIAAAVAALRRREVDRIVLTRPAVEAGENLGFLPGDLREKVDPYLRPLYDALQEFMGDEALKRALESHVVEVAPLAYMRGRTLRHAFVILDEAQNATLPQVKMFLTRLGPRSRAVVTGDITQIDLPQPERSGLVCVQDILKGIVGIAFVYLTDADVVRHPLVRRIILAFAGNSRKGGESEATPCS, translated from the coding sequence TTGAGCCGCGAACCCGCCGCGGAAAGCAAAGACGTCCTGTCGCTCGCCGGGATCGAACCGGTGGATCTGCTCGGCCGCAACGATCGCAACCTGCGGGTGATCGAGAACGCCCTCGCGGGCCGCGTCGTGGTGCGCGGCGATCAGGTCATCCTGAGCGGGGAGAAACAGCAGGTCCAGGAGCTCAAACGCCTCTTCGTCAGCCTCATCGAGCTGGTGCGGCAGAAGAAAGCTCTCTCCGAGGAAGATGTGCGCTACGCCATCGAAACCCGCGACCACGCCGAGTCGCCCGCCGCCCTGGCGGGCGAGCCCGTCCTGGTCAACAGCTACCGCGAAGCGGTGGCGCCCAAGACCTTCGGGCAACGGGACTACGTGCGGGCCCTTCGGGACCTGGACATCGTCTTCGCCATCGGCCCGGCAGGAACGGGGAAGACCTACCTGGCCATCGCCGCGGCGGTGGCGGCGCTGCGCCGGCGCGAGGTGGACCGCATCGTCCTCACCCGGCCGGCGGTGGAAGCCGGCGAGAACCTGGGCTTCTTGCCGGGAGATCTGCGGGAGAAAGTCGATCCCTACCTCCGGCCGCTGTACGACGCCCTGCAGGAGTTCATGGGGGACGAAGCGTTGAAGCGCGCCCTGGAAAGTCACGTCGTCGAGGTGGCGCCGCTCGCTTACATGCGCGGCCGCACCTTGCGCCACGCCTTCGTCATCCTCGACGAAGCGCAGAACGCCACGCTGCCACAGGTGAAAATGTTCCTCACCCGGCTCGGGCCGCGCAGCCGCGCCGTCGTCACCGGCGACATCACCCAGATCGATCTGCCCCAACCGGAGCGCTCCGGTCTGGTGTGTGTGCAGGACATCCTGAAGGGGATCGTCGGCATCGCCTTCGTCTATCTCACCGATGCGGACGTGGTGCGGCACCCGCTGGTGCGTCGCATCATCCTCGCCTTCGCCGGCAACTCTCGGAAGGGAGGGGAGTCGGAGGCGACGCCGTGCAGTTGA
- the ybeY gene encoding rRNA maturation RNase YbeY, with translation MQLNLVRVPGIRTPPQAEAVLVALARRLSPAGLRVQLVLAGDAGLRRLNREYRGRDRTTDVLSFLYAAPGEGAPGRRRRSLAPEAELYISMPRARAQARERRHPLRCELVLLALHGMLHLQGHDHHRPGDARRMRAAEVPQLRWLARRTGWRRLEPLVPNSGRDEETP, from the coding sequence GTGCAGTTGAACCTCGTCCGCGTGCCGGGCATCCGTACGCCGCCCCAGGCGGAAGCCGTGCTGGTGGCGCTCGCCCGCCGCCTCTCCCCAGCGGGACTGCGGGTGCAGCTCGTCCTGGCCGGCGACGCGGGGCTGCGGCGGCTCAACCGGGAGTATCGCGGCCGCGACCGCACGACGGACGTGCTCTCCTTCCTCTACGCCGCTCCGGGCGAGGGAGCACCCGGGCGGCGCCGGCGCTCCCTGGCGCCGGAAGCGGAGCTCTACATTTCCATGCCGCGAGCGCGAGCGCAGGCGCGAGAGCGCCGCCACCCGCTGCGCTGCGAGCTCGTCCTCCTGGCCTTGCACGGGATGTTGCACCTGCAGGGCCATGACCATCACCGCCCCGGAGACGCCCGGCGCATGCGGGCGGCCGAGGTGCCACAGCTGCGCTGGCTGGCGCGCCGCACCGGCTGGAGGCGGCTCGAACCGCTGGTACCGAACTCCGGCCGGGACGAGGAGACACCATGA